From a region of the Phaseolus vulgaris cultivar G19833 chromosome 6, P. vulgaris v2.0, whole genome shotgun sequence genome:
- the LOC137831704 gene encoding basic 7S globulin-like has product MASILYFLVFSLSCSFLFLLSESNYVSNPAYLLVLPTQKDVSTGLHWTTLLKRTPLIQVPVLVDLNGNQLWLNCEQHYTSKTYEAPFCHSAQCFRANTHQCLSCPAAARPGCHKNTCGLMSTNPVTQQNGLGELGQDVLAIHVSLGTQLGELFTVPHFLFSCAPSFLLQKGLPMNVEGVAGLGHGPISLPNQLASHFGLQRQFTTCLSRHSSSSKGAIIFGDAPNNLHELHGHAIFQDLAYTPLTITPQGEYNVRVNSIRINQHSVTPVKKTSSTIVGHSGGTMISTSTPHMVLQQSLYESFIQVFAQQLPTQAHQVKAVAPFQLCFHSKNTSEYPGVELVMDKPNGPVWRISGEALTVQTQPGVWCLAVVNGGMQPRAEITIGARQLEENLVVFDLAKSRVGFGTSPLASHGMKCADLFNFVDA; this is encoded by the coding sequence TTCTTGCTCGTTTCTTTTCTTATTATCCGAGTCCAATTATGTTAGCAATCCAGCATACCTGCTTGTTCTACCTACTCAAAAAGATGTTTCCACTGGTCTCCATTGGACCACCCTTCTCAAAAGGACCCCTCTGATACAAGTACCCGTCCTGGTGGACCTCAATGGAAACCAGTTGTGGCTCAACTGTGAGCAACATTACACATCCAAAACCTACGAAGCACCCTTCTGTCACTCTGCACAGTGCTTCAGAGCCAACACACATCAATGCCTCAGTTGCCCTGCAGCAGCAAGGCCAGGGTGCCACAAAAACACATGTGGTCTCATGTCCACCAACCCTGTCACCCAACAAAACGGTTTGGGTGAACTAGGCCAAGATGTGCTTGCAATCCACGTCTCTCTAGGAACCCAACTTGGTGAGTTGTTCACAGTCCCTCACTTCCTCTTTTcttgtgcaccttccttccttctccaAAAGGGTCTTCCAATGAATGTTGAAGGAGTAGCTGGCTTAGGCCATGGACCTATTTCTCTTCCAAACCAACTTGCTTCCCACTTTGGTCTGCAACGCCAATTCACCACCTGTCTCTCTCGCCACTCATCATCTTCAAAGGGCGCTATCATCTTTGGAGATGCACCAAACAATTTGCATGAACTTCACGGCCACGCTATTTTCCAAGATCTGGCTTACACCCCATTAACCATCACCCCACAAGGAGAGTACAACGTGAGAGTGAACTCCATAAGAATCAACCAGCACAGCGTGACCCCAGTTAAAAAGACATCATCAACCATAGTAGGACATTCGGGAGGAACCATGATTAGCACGTCAACTCCTCACATGGTTCTGCAGCAATCTCTTTACGAGTCTTTCATTCAAGTGTTTGCTCAACAGCTTCCAACGCAAGCTCATCAAGTGAAAGCTGTGGCACCATTTCAGCTGTGTTTTCATTCCAAAAACACCAGTGAATATCCTGGCGTGGAGCTTGTGATGGACAAGCCTAATGGTCCGGTTTGGAGAATCTCTGGTGAGGCCTTGACTGTGCAGACACAACCCGGAGTGTGGTGTTTGGCCGTGGTGAACGGTGGAATGCAACCTAGAGCTGAAATCACCATAGGAGCAAGGCAATTGGAAGAGAATCTGGTGGTGTTCGACCTTGCAAAATCAAGGGTTGGCTTTGGCACTTCTCCACTGGCCTCGCATGGGATGAAATGTGCAGATCTCTTCAACTTTGTTGATGCTTGA